From Candidatus Brocadia sp., one genomic window encodes:
- a CDS encoding hydrogenase maturation nickel metallochaperone HypA: MHEFFLVKDLIRKITSLAHEQGASRVTGVIVKLGALSHISPDHFREHFIHASLGTVAEGARLNIEVLTDVTDPQSQEVLLENIEIYLAT, from the coding sequence ATGCACGAATTTTTTCTCGTTAAAGACCTTATACGCAAGATAACGTCCTTGGCACATGAGCAAGGTGCAAGCAGGGTGACCGGCGTGATAGTTAAACTTGGTGCATTATCCCATATCTCTCCGGACCATTTCCGCGAACACTTCATCCATGCCTCGCTGGGAACAGTTGCCGAAGGGGCCCGGTTAAATATCGAAGTCCTGACTGATGTGACTGACCCGCAATCCCAGGAAGTTTTGCTTGA
- a CDS encoding hydrogenase maturation protease — MKGKKWDDPFVFIIGIGNAYRSDDAVGLHVAQCLKKQAHDHVYVLEESGEGLSLMESWKDADTVILIDAVYSGARPGTILRFDARDQPIPSNLFHYSTHAFGVAETIELARALNQLPNRLIVYGIEGKCFEAGAGLSVEVDKAVQEVTIRVQQDIRNSGI; from the coding sequence ATGAAAGGCAAAAAATGGGACGACCCCTTTGTCTTCATAATTGGCATTGGTAATGCGTACCGCAGCGATGATGCTGTGGGACTTCATGTTGCTCAATGTCTGAAGAAACAGGCACATGATCATGTCTATGTCCTTGAAGAAAGCGGTGAAGGACTGTCATTAATGGAGTCATGGAAGGATGCCGATACCGTCATCCTTATTGATGCAGTTTATTCTGGAGCAAGGCCGGGAACCATTCTTCGGTTTGATGCACGTGATCAACCCATCCCGTCAAATCTTTTCCATTATTCCACACATGCCTTTGGTGTCGCTGAAACCATTGAACTGGCACGGGCACTCAACCAGCTACCGAATCGTCTCATCGTCTATGGTATTGAAGGGAAATGCTTTGAGGCTGGCGCTGGATTATCTGTAGAAGTCGATAAAGCAGTGCAAGAAGTCACGATACGTGTACAACAAGATATCCGGAATTCTGGAATTTAA